From Lytechinus pictus isolate F3 Inbred chromosome 6, Lp3.0, whole genome shotgun sequence, the proteins below share one genomic window:
- the LOC129263773 gene encoding uncharacterized protein LOC129263773 isoform X2, producing the protein MLSRNLASWNGKIFVPSVCKQATIASSLLHHIMSLPESEMDQYLLDVQVYFTATEWAQFSSYERICIKNVKENYEMMNKVGLQVNPPMFMQRQLEIKIEIKEENDSEDEEMMLEPFQVPVEYEKPDHINENKLHEDSPNHVTIKVEIEYDDDGNLLNAHEIKGEGIIALLAIEDYDEAIQTQINLTSSGDQRSGDLNTQSGYLKAEQTLTKVASGGDQTPKQLGDLNTQSGDLKTKSCDLETEQTLTEVASAGNQTPKQSQPSCSKVEEGDDWQERKGSDSGIYRCEYCGSFYAIPLILARHLKYKHGIRGIYMRSQEGILQFVDGEIQRPPCKSNDFELGEMGILKEGNMILE; encoded by the exons TCGCAATCTTGCCTCTTGGAACGGGAAAATATTTGTGCCTTCAGTTTGCAAGCAAGCCACCATcgcatcatcattattacatcaCATCATGTCTTTGCCAGAGTCAGAGATGGATCAGTATCTTTTAGACGTCCAGGTTTACTTCACAGCCACGGAATGGGCACAGTTCAGCAGTTATGAAAGAATTTGTATCAAGAACGTCAAAGAAAACTATGAGATGATGAACAAAGTTG gaTTACAGGTCAATCCACCTATGTTTATGCAACGTCAGctagaaataaaaatagagaTCAAAGAGGAAAATGATAGTGAGGATGAGGAAATGATGTTAG AACCCTTCCAAGTACCTGTCGAGTACGAAAAGCCAGATCATATAAACGAGAACAAGTTACACGAAGACAGTCCAAATCAT gTCACTATTAAAGTGGAGAttgagtatgatgatgatgggaatcTGCTAAATGCTCATGAAATCAAAGGAGAAGGAATCATTGCACTCCTTGCAATTGAGGACTATGATGAGGCTATCCAGACACAAATCAATCTAACATCATCAGGTGATCAGAGGTCAGGTGATCTCAACACTCAGTCAGGTTATCTGAAGGCAGAACAAACCTTGACAAAAGTAGCTTCAGGGGGAGACCAGACTCCCAAGCAATTGGGTGATCTCAACACTCAGTCAGGGGATCTCAAAACAAAGTCATGTGATCTGGAGACTGAACAGACCTTGACAGAAGTAGCTTCAGCGGGCAACCAGACCCCCAAGCAATCCCAACCATCTTGTTCAAAAGTGGAGGAAGGAGATGATTGGCAGGAAAGAAAGGGCTcag attctggGATCTACCGATGTGAGTACTGTGGATCATTCTATGCTATTCCTCTCATCTTAGCAAGGCATCTCAAGTACAAACATGGAATACGTGGTATCTACATGCGGTCGCAGGAGGGCATTCTACAGTTTGTTGATGGAGAAATACAAAGACCTCCCTGTAAATCTAATGACTTTGAACTTggtgaaatggggattttaaaaGAAGGAAATATGATACTTGAGT ag
- the LOC129263773 gene encoding zinc finger protein 208-like isoform X1: protein MLSRNLASWNGKIFVPSVCKQATIASSLLHHIMSLPESEMDQYLLDVQVYFTATEWAQFSSYERICIKNVKENYEMMNKVGLQVNPPMFMQRQLEIKIEIKEENDSEDEEMMLEPFQVPVEYEKPDHINENKLHEDSPNHVTIKVEIEYDDDGNLLNAHEIKGEGIIALLAIEDYDEAIQTQINLTSSGDQRSGDLNTQSGYLKAEQTLTKVASGGDQTPKQLGDLNTQSGDLKTKSCDLETEQTLTEVASAGNQTPKQSQPSCSKVEEGDDWQERKGSDSGIYRCEYCGSFYAIPLILARHLKYKHGIRGIYMRSQEGILQFVDGEIQRPPCKSNDFELGEMGILKEGNMILECKSSIDSYFASCHEVINDEKPSVCDQCGKAFNKKQSLIRHKRIHRGEKLYVCDQCGEAFKLEHHLTRHKQIHTGERPYVCDQCGKGFSLSYDLTRHKHIHTGERPYVCDQCGKAFKYKRNLRSHKHIHTGDKPYVCGQCGKAFNQSQSLATHKQIHTGGNPYVCDECGKGFSRSGNLTRHKLIHTGEKPYVCDQCDKVFRHKWHLRSHKHIHTGDKPYVCGQCGKAFNQSQSLTRHKLIHTGEKPYVCDQCGKAYARQSNLTAHKRIHTGKKSYVCGQCGKAFNRSQSLATHKRIHTGGNPYVCDECGKGFSRSGNLTRHKLIHTGEKPYVCGQCGKGFNKKQSLIKHIRIHAGEKPYVCDQCAKAFNKKQSLIRHKRIHTDERPYVCDQCGKGFNKKQSLIRHKRIHTGEKPYVCGQCVKAFNKKHSLIRHTRIHTGEKPYICDQCGKAFYKKQSLKRHKRIHSGEKPYVCDQCGKGFNKKQSLIRHKRIHTGEKPYVCDQCVKAFNKKQSLIRHKQIHTAGRPSVCDQCGMAFSQSNGLTRHKLIHTGEKLYVCDQCDKAFRYKWNLRIHEHIHTGDKPYVCDPCGRAFTRSYDLTAHKLIHTGENLYVCDQCGKAYARQSNLTAHKRIHTGEKPYVCDQCGKGFHKKQSLIRHNRIHAGEKPYVCDQCGKGFHKKQSLIRHNRIHAGEKPYVCDQCGKGFNKKQSLIRHNRIHAGEKPYVCDQCGKAFNKKQSLIRHKRIQAGEKPYVCDQCGKAFNKKQSLIRHNRIHTGEKPYVCDQCKGFNKKQSLIRHNRIHAGEKPYVCDQCGKAFNKKQSLIRHNRMHTVEKSYICDQCGKGFNKKQSLIRHNRIHAGEKPYVCDQCGKGFNKKQSLIRHKRIHTVEKPYVCDQCGKGFDKTQSLIRHNRIHAGEKPYVCDQCGKGFNKKQSLIRHKRIHTVEKPYVCDQCGKGFDKKQSLIRHNRIHAGEKPYVCDQCGKGFNKKQSVIRHKRIHTVEKPYVCDQCDKAFKYEWNLRIHKQIHTGDKPYVCDQCGRAFTRSYDLTAHKLNHTGGNPYVYDQCGKAYARQSNLTAHKQIHTGENPCVCDQCGDAFNYKWNLTTHKRTHTGEKPYVCEQCSKAFIQASDLKRHKLIHTGEKLHVCDQCGKTFTEFIQLTRHIQIHTGKKPYVCDRCGRAFTRSYGLTAHKRIHTSEKLYVCDQCGKAFIQASDLKRHKRIHTGEKPYVCDQCGKAFNQIDSVAIHKQIHTSERQYVCDQCGKAFNQKHSLTTHKLIYTGEKTHVCNQCGKAFYKYRDFRRHKLFHTGEKPYVFDQCGKAFNPI, encoded by the exons TCGCAATCTTGCCTCTTGGAACGGGAAAATATTTGTGCCTTCAGTTTGCAAGCAAGCCACCATcgcatcatcattattacatcaCATCATGTCTTTGCCAGAGTCAGAGATGGATCAGTATCTTTTAGACGTCCAGGTTTACTTCACAGCCACGGAATGGGCACAGTTCAGCAGTTATGAAAGAATTTGTATCAAGAACGTCAAAGAAAACTATGAGATGATGAACAAAGTTG gaTTACAGGTCAATCCACCTATGTTTATGCAACGTCAGctagaaataaaaatagagaTCAAAGAGGAAAATGATAGTGAGGATGAGGAAATGATGTTAG AACCCTTCCAAGTACCTGTCGAGTACGAAAAGCCAGATCATATAAACGAGAACAAGTTACACGAAGACAGTCCAAATCAT gTCACTATTAAAGTGGAGAttgagtatgatgatgatgggaatcTGCTAAATGCTCATGAAATCAAAGGAGAAGGAATCATTGCACTCCTTGCAATTGAGGACTATGATGAGGCTATCCAGACACAAATCAATCTAACATCATCAGGTGATCAGAGGTCAGGTGATCTCAACACTCAGTCAGGTTATCTGAAGGCAGAACAAACCTTGACAAAAGTAGCTTCAGGGGGAGACCAGACTCCCAAGCAATTGGGTGATCTCAACACTCAGTCAGGGGATCTCAAAACAAAGTCATGTGATCTGGAGACTGAACAGACCTTGACAGAAGTAGCTTCAGCGGGCAACCAGACCCCCAAGCAATCCCAACCATCTTGTTCAAAAGTGGAGGAAGGAGATGATTGGCAGGAAAGAAAGGGCTcag attctggGATCTACCGATGTGAGTACTGTGGATCATTCTATGCTATTCCTCTCATCTTAGCAAGGCATCTCAAGTACAAACATGGAATACGTGGTATCTACATGCGGTCGCAGGAGGGCATTCTACAGTTTGTTGATGGAGAAATACAAAGACCTCCCTGTAAATCTAATGACTTTGAACTTggtgaaatggggattttaaaaGAAGGAAATATGATACTTGAGTGTAAGTCCAGTATTGATTCATATTTTGCATCATGCCATGAAGTAATTAATGATGAGAAGCCCTctgtatgtgatcaatgtggtaaggcatttaataAAAAACAGAGTCTCATAAGACATAAACGAATCCATAGAGGTGAGAAACTgtatgtatgtgatcaatgcGGTGAGGCATTTAAATTAGAACATCATCTCACTAGACATAAACAAATCCATACCGGTGAAAGGCCCTATGTATgcgatcaatgtggtaagggaTTTAGTCTATCTTATGATCTCACAAGACATAAACATATCCATACCGGTGAAAGGCCCTATGTATgcgatcaatgtggtaaggcatttaaataCAAACGGAATCTCAGAAGTCATAAACATATCCATACAGGTGACAAGCCCTATGTATGTGGtcagtgtggtaaggcattCAATCAATCTCAGAGTCTCGCAACACATAAACAGATCCATACAGGTGGGAATCCTTATGTATGCGATGAATGTGGTAAGGGATTTAGTAGATCTGGTAATCTCACAAGACATAAACTAATCCATACTGGTGAGAAGCCCTATGTGTGTGATCAATGCGATAAGGTATTTAGACACAAATGGCATCTCAGAAGTCATAAACATATCCATACAGGTGACAAGCCCTATGTATGTGgtcaatgtggtaaggcattcaATCAATCTCAGAGTCTCACAAGACATAAACtaatccatacaggtgagaaaccctatgtatgtgatcaatgtggtaaggcataTGCTCGGCAATCTAATCTCACAGCACATAAACGAATCCATACAGGTAAGAAATCTTATGTATGTGgtcaatgtggtaaggcattcaATCGATCTCAGAGTCTCGCAACACATAAACGGATCCATACAGGTGGGAATCCTTATGTATGCGATGAATGTGGTAAGGGATTTAGTAGATCTGGTAATCTCACAAGACATAAACTAATCCATACTGGTGAGAAGCCCTATGTATGTGGTCAATGTGGTAAGGGATTTAATAAAAAACAGAGTCTCATAAAACATATTCGAATCCATGCAGGTGAGAAaccctatgtatgtgatcaatgtgcTAAGGCATTTAACAAAAAACAGAGTCTCATAAGACATAAACGAATCCATACAGATGAGAGACCttatgtatgtgatcaatgtggtaagggaTTTAATAAAAAACAGAGTCTCATAAGACATAAAcgaatccatacaggtgagaaaccCTATGTATGTGGTCAATGTGTTAAGGCATTTAACAAAAAACATAGTCTCATAAGACATACAcgaatccatacaggtgagaaaccctatatatgtgatcaatgtggtaaagCATTTTACAAAAAACAGAGTCTTAAAAGACATAAACGAATCCATTCAGGTGAGAAaccctatgtatgtgatcaatgtggtaagggatttaataaaaaacaaagtctCATAAGACATAAAcgaatccatacaggtgagaaaccgtatgtatgtgatcaatgtgtTAAGGCATTTAATAAAAAACAGAGTCTCATAAGGCATAAACAAATCCATACCGCTGGAAGGCCCTctgtatgtgatcaatgtggtatgGCATTTAGTCAATCTAATGGTCTCACAAGACATAAACTAATCCATACTGGTGAGAAGCTCTATGTGTGTGATCAATGTGATAAGGCATTTAGATACAAATGGAATCTCAGAATTCATGAGCATATCCATACAGGTGACAagccctatgtatgtgatcCTTGTGGAAGGGCATTTACGAGATCTTATGATCTAACAGCACATAAACTAATCCATACAGGTGAAAATCTttatgtatgtgatcaatgtggtaaggcataTGCTCGACAATCTAATCTCACAGCACATAAAcgaatccatacaggtgagaaaccttatgtatgtgatcaatgtggtaagggaTTTCATAAAAAACAGAGTCTCATAAGACATAATCGAATCCATGCAGGTGAGAAACCttatgtatgtgatcaatgtggtaagggaTTTCATAAAAAACAGAGTCTCATAAGACATAATCGAATCCATGCAGGTGAGAAaccctatgtatgtgatcaatgtggtaagggaTTTAATAAAAAACAGAGTCTCATAAGACATAATCGAATCCATGCAGGTGAGAAaccctatgtatgtgatcaatgtggtaaggcatttaataAAAAACAGAGTCTCATAAGACATAAACGAATCCAAGCAGGTGAGAAaccctatgtatgtgatcaatgtggtaaggcatttaacaAAAAACAGAGTCTCATAAGACATAATcgaatccatacaggtgagaaaccttatgtatgtgatcaatgtaAGGGATTTAACAAAAAACAGAGTCTCATAAGACATAATCGAATCCATGCAGGTGAGAAaccctatgtatgtgatcaatgtggtaaggcatttaacaAAAAACAGAGTCTCATAAGACATAATCGAATGCATACAGTTGAGAAATCTTAtatatgtgatcaatgtggtaagggaTTTAATAAAAAACAGAGTCTCATAAGACATAATCGAATCCATGCAGGTGAGAAaccctatgtatgtgatcaatgtggtaagggaTTTAACAAAAAACAGAGTCTCATAAGACATAAACGAATCCACACAGTTGAGAAACCttatgtatgtgatcaatgtggtaagggaTTTGATAAAACACAGAGTCTCATAAGACATAATCGAATCCATGCAGGTGAGAAACCatatgtatgtgatcaatgtggtaagggaTTTAACAAAAAACAGAGTCTCATAAGACATAAACGAATCCATACAGTTGAGAAACCttatgtatgtgatcaatgtggtaagggaTTTGATAAAAAACAGAGTCTCATAAGACATAATCGAATCCATGCAGGTGAGAAACCatatgtatgtgatcaatgtggtaagggaTTTAACAAAAAACAGAGTGTCATAAGACATAAACGAATCCATACAGTTGAGAAACCTTATGTGTGTGACCAATGCGATAAGGCATTTAAATATGAATGGAATCTCAGAATTCATAAACAAATCCATACAGGTGACAagccctatgtatgtgatcaatgtggaAGGGCATTTACCAGATCTTATGATCTAACAGCACATAAACTAAATCATACAGGTGGGAATCCTTATGTAtatgatcaatgtggtaaggcataTGCTCGGCAATCTAATCTGACAGCACATAAACaaatccatacaggtgagaatCCTTGTGTATGTGATCAATGCGGTGATGCATTTAATTACAAATGGAATCTCACAACACATAAACGGAcccatacaggtgagaaaccCTATGTATGTGAACAATGTAGTAAGGCATTTATTCAAGCTAGTGACCTCAAAAGACATAAACTCATACATACTGGTGAGAAGCTCCATGTGTGTGATCAATGTGGCAAGACATTTACTGAATTTATCCAACTCACTAGACATATACAAATCCATACCGGTAAGAAGCCCTATGTATGTGATAGGTGTGGAAGGGCATTTACCAGATCTTATGGTCTAACAGCACATAAACGAATCCATACGAGTGAGAAACTgtatgtatgtgatcaatgtggtaaggcatttattcAAGCTAGTGACCTCAAAAGACACAAAcgaatccatacaggtgagaaaccTTATGTATgcgatcaatgtggtaaggcatttaatcaAATTGATAGTGTCGCGATACATAAACAAATCCATACAAGTGAGAGACAGTATgtgtgtgatcaatgtggtaaggcattcaATCAAAAACATAGTCTCACAACACATAAACTAATCTATACAGGTGAGAAAACCCATGTATGtaatcaatgtggtaaggcattttaTAAATATAGGGATTTCAGAAGGCATAAATTAttccatacaggtgagaaaccCTATGTGtttgatcaatgtggtaaggcatttaaccctatctag
- the LOC135154461 gene encoding zinc finger protein 85-like: MYVINVYVCDQCGKAFIQASDLKRHKRIHTGEKPYVCDQCGKAFNQIDSVAIHKQIHTSERQYVCDQCGKAFNQRHSLTTHKLIYTGEKPYVCDQCGKAFNKKQSLIVHKRIHTVEKPYVCDQCDKAFKSEHHLTEHERIHTGEKPYVCDQCSKAFTRPNHLTRHKHIHTGEKPYVCRYCDKASTQYSILTRHNKQIHTTGDALGM; this comes from the exons atgtatgtgatcaatgtg tatgtatgtgatcaatgtggtaaggcatttattcAAGCTAGTGACCTCAAAAGACACAAAcgaatccatacaggtgagaaaccTTATGTATgcgatcaatgtggtaaggcatttaatcaAATTGATAGTGTCGCGATACATAAACAAATCCATACAAGTGAGAGACAGTATgtgtgtgatcaatgtggtaaggcattcaATCAAAGACATAGTCTCACAACACATAAACTAATCTATACAGGTGAGAAACCttatgtatgtgatcaatgtggtaaggcatttaataAAAAACAGAGTCTCATAGTACATAAACGAATCCATACAGTTGAGAAACCTTATGTGTGTGACCAATGCGATAAGGCATTTAAATCAGAACATCATCTCACAGAACATGAACGGATTCATACCGGTGAGAagccctatgtatgtgatcaatgtaGTAAAGCATTTACTCGACCAAACCATCTCACTAGACATAAGCATATCCATACAGGGGAAAAACCGTACGTATGTCGTTATTGTGATAAGGCATCTACTCAATACAGTATTCTCACGAGACATAATAAACAAATCCATACAACGGGAGACGCCCTAggtatgtga